The following is a genomic window from Rubeoparvulum massiliense.
TCACGATCTGATTTACCTGTTGGATCTACATTCCATACACGAATTGCCAATTGCTTCACACGGTCAAGCTTCTCATCCATCACATGCTTCATCCAATTAGGGAAGAGGATAGCCAAGCCACCACCATGAGGAATGTCATACACTGCACTCACCGCATGCTCTAGGTTATGCGTTGCCCAATCTCCACGGATTCCCATATTGATCATCCCATTTAAGGCCATGGTGCCACTAAATAAAATGGTCTCGCGCAATTGGAAATTGTGTAGATCATTGACTAGCTTCGGCGCTGTTTCAATCACCGTTTGTAATACACTTTCGCATAAACGTTCTTGCAAAGGTGCATTGGGTGAAATATGGAAGTAGTGTTCAAAGACATGAGCCATCATATCAACCATCCCATTGATGGTTTGATCCTTAGGGACGCTAAATGTATTCTCAGGATCGAGGATGGAGAACTTCGGATAGACGAGTGGTGTTCCCCAGCCATACTTTTCCTGTGTTTCCCAATTCGTAATGACAGAGCCAGAATTCATCTCGGAGCCTGTTGCAGCTAGGGTGAGAATCGTACCTAATGGTAGAGCTGCTTTGGGTGCTTCATGCTTAATAATTACATCCTGCCAGAAATCACCTTCATGAAGAGCTGCCACAGCAATGGCCTTGGTGCAATCGATGGTACTACCGCCCCCCACAGCGAGGAGGAACTCAATCTTATGCTCACGGCAGAGAGCCGCCCCCTTCTCTACCATTGTAAGGCGGGGATTGGGTTCAACGCCTGGTAGTTCAAACACCTCTGCATCAATGGTATTTAACTGCTCAATCACACGATCATAGAGGCCATTCCGCTTGATGCTGCCACCACCATAGACGAGTAATACCCGCTTTCCGTACTTTGGAACCTCATCCTTTAATGCGGTGACGGTATCTTTACCGAAGATGAGCCTTGTAGGGTTATAATATTGGAATGTTTCCACTTCAAAACCACTCCTTTGCCATCAATTCTAAATTCTACTCTTCCTATTGTAACATAAAGAAGAGCTGGTTCAGATGCAGTTTTTTCCTCATATGAGACTTTGGCGCCCTGATTTCAAAGCTTTATTTCGGACGGGTCCGGAGCAATCGTAGACCATTCAGGATTACGAGAATTGTACTTCCTTCATGACCGATCACACCCAGTGGTAGATCCAAAAGTTGAAAGAAGTTGGCCCCAATGAGGAGCAGGATCACCGCGATTGAGAAGACGATATTCTGCTTAATAATCCGGTTCATCTTCTGCGAAAGCTGGATTGTTGCAGCAATCCGTTGCAGATCATTCTTCATTAACACAACATCCGCTGTTTCTAGAGCCACATCCGTTCCTTCTCCCATAGCGATACCTACATTGGCTGTAGCTAAAGCGGGCGCATCATTGATCCCATCTCCAACCATGGCCACATGCCGAAACTGATCCCGCAACCGTTTTACATGGAGTACCTTATCCTCGGGTAAACACTGGGCGATGACTTCATCTACACCCGTTTCTACGCCGATGATGGCCGCTGTCGTTGGACTATCACCGGTTATTAATACCGTATGAATCCCCGCTCCCTTAAGGGCTGCTACAGCCTGCTTCGCTCCTTGCCGTACACCATCCCGAAGAGCGAAGATACCAATCACCTGACCCGCCTTTTGTACATAGACGATGGTCTTTCCTTCTTCCTCCAATTGCTGAGCCATCTTCTTGATCTCTTCATCAAAGGACTGCTGCATCAATCTTCCATTGCCAATCCGCCACTCCTCCCCCTGTATGCTCGCAGTAATTCCCTGCCCCGGCATATCCTCTAAACGCTCCATTTCAAGACGACCTTCAATTTGCGGATCCGCATATTGAACAATGGCCAGGGCCAAAGGATGATTGGACGCAGCTTCAATGGTTGCAACCACGGTGAGAAATTCTCGCTCATCAATGCTAGGATCCAAGATGAGATCCGTAACAATGGGTTTTCCTGTGCTTAATGTTCCTGTTTTATCAAAGGCAATGGCACGAATCGTCCCAAGACTCTCCAAATGAGCGCCCCCCTTGAGCAAGATCCCTTGACGCGCTCCATTGGAAATGGCTGAAAGGGTAGCAGGCATTATGGATGCCACCAATGCACATGGACTGGCTACAACCATAAAGACCATGGCTCGATAGATGGTCTCATTCCAGCTCCAGCCCAAGAGATAGTGGGGTAGGAAAAGGAGCAGGGCAACTACTACAAGTACCACCTTCACATAGAGTGCTTCAAAACGTTCAATAAAGAGCTGTGACGGTGATTTTTCCTGTTGAGCAGCTTGAACCATGGTAATAATCTTTTGAAATAAGGTATCGGTAGAGGGCTTTGTGACCTGTACATGTAGCAACCCTTCTTGATTCATGGTACCTGCATATACCTCATCACCATGCTTACGATAAACCAGACTAGATTCTCCCGTGATTGCAGCTTGATTCAAATGAGATTCCCCACGAACAATCACGCCATCCACAGGTACCTGTTCTCCCGGCTTAATCACTACAATGTCACCCATCACCAGATCTTCCACGGGCAGTCGTATGGTGAGACCATCGCGGAGCACATGGGCTTCATGAGGCTCCATGGACATTAATGCGGAGATCTCCCGATGACTCTTCTGCATAGTGTAGGACTCTAATGCGCCACTGAGTGCGAAGATAAAAATGAGAATGGCACCTTCTGTCCAGTAGCCAATGATCGCTGAACCTATAGCAGCAAATAGCATCAGTAACTCGACACTCAGCTTTCGTTGGAGGAAGAGCGCTTGAATTCCTTCTTTGGCTTTCGCAAAGCCTCCAATCATAAAAGCGAAGAGATAGATGAGCACGGTACCTGTTTCCCAGCCTTGCCCTTCCAGACTCCATGCAACCATGATTAAGATGCCACTCACCAAGGCAGCGATTAATTCACCAAACTTTAGCCAAAAAGGGCTGGATAGCTGAAGAGCGACTAGTTCTTGCTTCACTTCTCCTTTTGCTTCCATATCATCCCTCCGTTCTCCATACTCCATTCCTTCTTATTGAGAAAGAAAATCACTTTCATATCCCCTATTAGCAGGAAAAGCTGCCCGCAATGGGCAGCCTTCACCTTCTTTAAAAGTGTATGCTGAAATGAAATTGATTTTCATTTTCTCAATTTATTCTCATTCTAGTTTAAGTCTTGTTATAGTATATCATCGTCTGGTTACTTTTGCCACTGCTGATATGCATTGGAAGCAAAAATAAGCGCCTGACCTATTTAGGTCAGGCGCATCAATGCTTTAGAAGTAGAGCTATAAGCCGGGTTCTGTTCTCCAGGTGGTCATATCGCATCGTCTGCTCCCACCTCTTGGAGTGGTAATCATTTATCTAGGTTTACCTTCACAGATAAACTCAAGCCTCTTACCATCAAGGACACGTACGGGCAGCACGTTCGGTGATTAAACACCTGTCCTACTCTTAGAGTTGCACCAGATGGGGTTTA
Proteins encoded in this region:
- a CDS encoding iron-containing alcohol dehydrogenase; its protein translation is METFQYYNPTRLIFGKDTVTALKDEVPKYGKRVLLVYGGGSIKRNGLYDRVIEQLNTIDAEVFELPGVEPNPRLTMVEKGAALCREHKIEFLLAVGGGSTIDCTKAIAVAALHEGDFWQDVIIKHEAPKAALPLGTILTLAATGSEMNSGSVITNWETQEKYGWGTPLVYPKFSILDPENTFSVPKDQTINGMVDMMAHVFEHYFHISPNAPLQERLCESVLQTVIETAPKLVNDLHNFQLRETILFSGTMALNGMINMGIRGDWATHNLEHAVSAVYDIPHGGGLAILFPNWMKHVMDEKLDRVKQLAIRVWNVDPTGKSDREVALEGIERLRQFWTELGAPARLANYEIDDSQLDLLVEKAMAFGPFGRFKVLNHDDVAAIYRASL
- a CDS encoding heavy metal translocating P-type ATPase, translated to MEAKGEVKQELVALQLSSPFWLKFGELIAALVSGILIMVAWSLEGQGWETGTVLIYLFAFMIGGFAKAKEGIQALFLQRKLSVELLMLFAAIGSAIIGYWTEGAILIFIFALSGALESYTMQKSHREISALMSMEPHEAHVLRDGLTIRLPVEDLVMGDIVVIKPGEQVPVDGVIVRGESHLNQAAITGESSLVYRKHGDEVYAGTMNQEGLLHVQVTKPSTDTLFQKIITMVQAAQQEKSPSQLFIERFEALYVKVVLVVVALLLFLPHYLLGWSWNETIYRAMVFMVVASPCALVASIMPATLSAISNGARQGILLKGGAHLESLGTIRAIAFDKTGTLSTGKPIVTDLILDPSIDEREFLTVVATIEAASNHPLALAIVQYADPQIEGRLEMERLEDMPGQGITASIQGEEWRIGNGRLMQQSFDEEIKKMAQQLEEEGKTIVYVQKAGQVIGIFALRDGVRQGAKQAVAALKGAGIHTVLITGDSPTTAAIIGVETGVDEVIAQCLPEDKVLHVKRLRDQFRHVAMVGDGINDAPALATANVGIAMGEGTDVALETADVVLMKNDLQRIAATIQLSQKMNRIIKQNIVFSIAVILLLIGANFFQLLDLPLGVIGHEGSTILVILNGLRLLRTRPK